A portion of the Oncorhynchus gorbuscha isolate QuinsamMale2020 ecotype Even-year linkage group LG19, OgorEven_v1.0, whole genome shotgun sequence genome contains these proteins:
- the LOC124005214 gene encoding caspase a-like, with product MADKLLSKARKTFIDSVTKPVIKQLLDDLLEDKVLNDEETESVTEENNNRADQARCLIDMVRKKGSKASEKMIARGQERDPGLYDKMGLAPTPSSPQLSQQEEQPVSSVLIPSTNYFKKDILQRKGSEIYPAMDKSGRKRLALLINNVEFDDKNMLRRGAEKDEENVERLLRDLGYDVVKHRNLSGQEMDEAVKAFSKREEHSLSDSVFVVMMSHGELGAIMGVHYKKGDPNLDIFPINNIFAHLNTENCKALINKPKVILIQACRGGKDGSVWVSDAVPGSSLDLGLESDSFRREHKEKDFISLLSCTPDTVSYRDPKMGTLFVQRIMETFNTYACDDHIEELFRKVMGRFEDFPRQMPTKDRATLTKHFYLFPGL from the exons ATGGCAG ACAAGTTGCTCTCCAAGGCTCGGAAGACATTCATAGACAGTGTGACAAAGCCAGTGATCAAGCAGCTCCTGGATGACCTTTTGGAGGACAAGGTACTGAACGATGAAGAGACAGAATCGGTGACGGAGGAGAACAACAATAGGGCAGATCAGGCTCGATGCCTTATCGATATGGTGCGGAAGAAAGGGAGCAAAGCCAGTGAGAAGATGATTGCcagaggtcaggagagagatcCTGGACTTTATGACAAAATGGGTCTGGCCCCCA CACCATCATCGCCCCAGTTATCACAGCAGGAGGAGCAgccagtgtcctctgtcctcatccccAGCACAAATTACTTTAAGAAGGACATTCTTCAGAGGAAGGGTAGCGAG ATTTACCCTGCAATGGATAAGTCCGGTCGGAAGCGTCTGGCCCTGCTCATAAACAACGTGGAGTTTGATGATAAGAACATGCTGAGACGAGGGGCAGAGAAGGACGAGGAGAACGTGGAGAGGCTTCTCAGGGATCTGGGATATGATGTGGTGAAACACAGAAACCTGTCTGGACAG GAGATGGACGAGGCTGTGAAAGCGTTCTCTAAACGTGAGGAGCACTCATTGTCAGACAGCGTCTTCGTGGTGATGATGTCTCACGGGGAGCTGGGAGCCATCATGGGTGTCCATTACAAGAAAGGGGACCCTAATCTTGACATCTTCCCCATCAACAACATCTTCGCACACCTGAACACAGAGAACTGCAAAGCACTGATTAACAAACCCAAAGTCATCCTCATTCAGGCCTGCAGGGGAG GCAAGGATGGGTCTGTTTGGGTCAGTGACGCAGTGCCTGGGTCCAGCCTTGACCTGGGGTTAGAGAGTGACTCATTTAGAAGGGAGCACAAAGAGAAGGACTtcatctccctcctgtcctgcACACCAG ATACGGTGTCCTACAGAGATCCAAAGATGGGCACCTTATTTGTCCAACGCATCATGGAGACATTCAACACCTATGCCTGTGATGATCATATAGAAGAATTGTTCAGGAAG GTCATGGGACGCTTTGAAGATTTCCCCAGACAGATGCCGACCAAAGACAGAGCCACTCTAACAAAGCACTTCTACCTCTTCCCAGGCCTCTGA